One segment of Zhihengliuella halotolerans DNA contains the following:
- a CDS encoding polyribonucleotide nucleotidyltransferase, whose amino-acid sequence MSELQFAEAVIDNGRYGTRTIRFETGRMAKQAAGSVYVLIDEDTSMLSATTAGKKPREGFDFFPLTVDVEERMYAAGRIPGSFFRREGRPSTEAILACRLMDRPLRPTFVKGLRNEVQVVVTVLSINPDDLYDVVAINASSMSTQLSGLPFSGPIGGVRVALVDDGAGAQWVAFPKHSQLEDAVFSMVVAGRQTADDIAIMMIEAEATDNSWNLIKERGATAPTEEVVAEGIEAAKPFIKVLCEAQADLAARAAKPTVEFPVFRDYEDDVYAAVESAATAKLTEIFSIADKQERDNASGAFRDEVVEELAGEGKTFEGRAGEVAKAFGAVTKHVVRQRILTEQVRIDGRGLTDIRQLTAEVEVLPRVHGSAIFERGETQIMGVTTLNMLKLEQQIDSLSPVKTKRYMHNYNFPPYSTGETGRVGSPKRREIGHGALAERAVVPVLPSREEFPYAIRQVSEALGSNGSTSMGSVCASTLSLLNAGVPLKAPVAGIAMGLVSDQVDGETRYAAMTDILGAEDAMGDMDFKVAGTSEFVTAIQLDTKLDGIPASVLAAALKQAREARLHILDVLNAAIDAPDEMSEFAPRIISVKIPVDKIGEVIGPKGKMINQIQEDTGADISIEDDGTVLIGATSGESADAARSAINAIANPQIPEVGERYLGTVVKLTTFGAFVSLMPGKDGLLHISELRKLAGGKRVDDVEDVVSVGQKLQVELTKVDDRGKLSLTPVVAEDAADESAEAAE is encoded by the coding sequence TTGTCTGAACTTCAATTCGCCGAGGCCGTTATCGACAACGGCCGCTACGGCACCCGCACGATCCGTTTCGAGACGGGCCGCATGGCCAAGCAGGCCGCAGGCTCCGTCTACGTCCTCATCGACGAAGACACGTCGATGCTCTCGGCGACGACCGCCGGCAAGAAGCCGCGCGAAGGCTTCGACTTCTTCCCGCTGACCGTGGACGTCGAGGAGCGCATGTACGCTGCCGGCCGCATCCCGGGCAGCTTTTTCCGCCGTGAGGGCCGCCCCTCGACGGAGGCCATCCTGGCCTGCCGCCTCATGGACCGCCCGCTGCGCCCGACCTTCGTCAAGGGCCTGCGCAACGAGGTCCAGGTCGTCGTCACGGTCCTGTCCATCAACCCGGACGACCTGTACGACGTCGTCGCCATCAACGCCTCGTCGATGTCGACCCAGCTCTCGGGCCTGCCGTTCTCCGGCCCCATCGGCGGCGTCCGCGTCGCCCTGGTCGACGACGGCGCCGGCGCCCAGTGGGTCGCCTTCCCGAAGCACAGCCAGCTCGAGGACGCCGTGTTCTCCATGGTCGTCGCCGGCCGCCAGACCGCGGACGACATCGCCATCATGATGATCGAGGCCGAGGCCACGGACAACTCCTGGAACCTCATCAAGGAGCGCGGTGCTACCGCCCCGACCGAAGAGGTCGTGGCCGAGGGCATCGAGGCAGCCAAGCCGTTCATCAAGGTCCTGTGCGAGGCGCAGGCCGACCTGGCCGCCCGCGCCGCGAAGCCGACCGTCGAGTTCCCGGTCTTCCGCGACTACGAGGACGACGTCTACGCCGCCGTCGAGTCCGCCGCGACTGCCAAGCTGACCGAGATCTTCTCGATCGCCGACAAGCAGGAGCGCGACAACGCCTCCGGCGCCTTCCGCGATGAGGTCGTGGAAGAGCTCGCCGGCGAGGGCAAGACGTTCGAGGGCCGCGCCGGAGAGGTCGCCAAGGCCTTCGGCGCCGTCACCAAGCACGTCGTCCGCCAGCGCATCCTCACCGAGCAGGTCCGCATCGACGGCCGTGGCCTGACGGACATCCGCCAGCTCACCGCTGAGGTCGAGGTCCTGCCGCGCGTGCACGGTTCCGCCATCTTCGAGCGCGGCGAGACCCAGATCATGGGTGTGACCACGCTGAACATGCTCAAGCTGGAGCAGCAGATCGACTCGCTGTCCCCGGTGAAGACCAAGCGCTACATGCACAACTACAACTTCCCGCCGTACTCGACCGGTGAGACCGGCCGCGTCGGTTCGCCGAAGCGCCGCGAGATCGGCCACGGCGCCCTCGCCGAGCGCGCCGTCGTGCCGGTGCTGCCGTCCCGCGAGGAGTTCCCGTACGCGATCCGCCAGGTCTCCGAGGCCCTCGGCTCCAACGGCTCGACCTCCATGGGCTCTGTCTGCGCATCGACCCTGTCGCTGCTCAACGCCGGCGTCCCGCTGAAGGCACCGGTTGCCGGCATCGCCATGGGCCTGGTCTCCGACCAGGTCGACGGCGAGACCCGCTACGCCGCGATGACCGACATCCTCGGTGCCGAAGACGCCATGGGCGACATGGACTTCAAGGTCGCCGGCACCTCCGAGTTCGTCACCGCGATCCAGCTCGACACCAAGCTCGACGGCATCCCCGCCTCGGTCCTGGCCGCCGCGCTGAAGCAGGCCCGCGAAGCACGCCTCCACATCCTCGACGTCCTGAACGCCGCGATCGACGCGCCGGACGAGATGAGCGAGTTCGCACCGCGCATCATCTCCGTGAAGATCCCGGTAGACAAGATCGGCGAGGTCATCGGCCCGAAGGGCAAGATGATCAACCAGATCCAGGAGGACACCGGCGCCGACATCTCGATCGAGGACGACGGCACCGTGCTCATCGGCGCGACGAGCGGCGAGTCCGCCGACGCCGCCCGCTCCGCCATCAACGCCATCGCGAACCCGCAGATTCCCGAGGTGGGCGAGCGTTACCTGGGCACCGTCGTCAAGCTGACGACGTTCGGCGCGTTCGTCTCGCTGATGCCGGGCAAGGACGGCCTGCTGCACATCTCCGAGCTG
- the rpsO gene encoding 30S ribosomal protein S15, translating to MALDAAVKTQIMTEFATHEGDTGSPEVQIAVMTRRISDLTEHLKEHKHDHHTRRGLMALVGRRRRMLTYLKRVEIERYRSLIERLGLRK from the coding sequence GTGGCCCTCGACGCCGCCGTCAAGACCCAGATCATGACCGAGTTTGCAACCCACGAGGGCGACACCGGTTCGCCCGAGGTTCAGATCGCCGTCATGACCCGTCGCATCTCGGACCTGACCGAGCACCTCAAGGAGCACAAGCACGACCACCACACCCGCCGCGGCCTCATGGCCCTGGTCGGTCGCCGTCGTCGCATGCTGACCTACCTGAAGCGCGTTGAGATCGAGCGTTACCGCTCGCTCATCGAGCGTCTCGGACTCCGCAAGTAA
- a CDS encoding class I SAM-dependent methyltransferase, producing MSVPDRPIPNLPARAPSVRPEHGEAFDAGAAHYDRVRPGYPDAAVDFLLAGRTGAPAAGLDVVEVGAGTGILTAQLIARGAVVTAVDPSAGMLEALGAKLPAVRRVRAGAEATGLPAASCDVVVCAQAWHWVDPTAATAEALRLLRPTAGERRPGLGLVWNQLDVTVPWVHRLARIMHAGDVHRPEFEPAKGEGLGVWDRHEEHWTQSVTAEFLIELAKSRAYYLRSPEGTRAKVVANLEWYLYEHLGFDTGQELELPYFTHAWRAEPTT from the coding sequence ATGAGCGTCCCGGACCGTCCGATCCCGAATCTGCCCGCGCGGGCACCGAGCGTCCGCCCCGAACACGGCGAGGCCTTCGACGCAGGCGCCGCGCACTACGACCGCGTCCGTCCCGGGTACCCGGACGCCGCGGTCGACTTCCTGCTCGCCGGGCGGACGGGGGCGCCCGCCGCCGGGCTCGACGTTGTCGAGGTGGGTGCGGGCACGGGGATCCTCACCGCCCAGCTCATCGCGCGCGGCGCGGTCGTGACCGCGGTCGACCCCTCTGCCGGCATGTTGGAAGCCCTCGGCGCCAAGCTGCCGGCCGTCCGGCGCGTGCGCGCCGGCGCGGAGGCGACGGGACTTCCCGCGGCGAGCTGCGACGTCGTCGTGTGCGCCCAGGCGTGGCACTGGGTGGATCCCACGGCCGCTACCGCCGAGGCCCTGAGGCTGCTTCGCCCGACGGCGGGGGAGCGGCGCCCCGGCCTCGGGCTCGTCTGGAATCAGCTCGACGTGACGGTGCCGTGGGTGCACCGGCTGGCGCGCATCATGCACGCCGGCGACGTGCACCGGCCCGAGTTTGAGCCGGCCAAGGGCGAGGGGCTCGGCGTGTGGGATCGGCACGAGGAGCACTGGACGCAGTCCGTGACTGCCGAGTTCCTGATCGAGCTGGCCAAGTCGCGGGCCTACTACCTGCGGTCGCCGGAGGGCACTCGGGCCAAGGTCGTCGCGAACCTCGAATGGTACCTCTACGAGCATCTCGGATTCGATACCGGGCAGGAGCTCGAGCTGCCGTACTTCACGCACGCGTGGCGGGCTGAGCCGACGACGTAG
- a CDS encoding bifunctional riboflavin kinase/FAD synthetase translates to MQHWTGIDAVPAGFGPAVVTIGNFDGVHRGHQAVLQQLVDEGRGRGASSVAITFDPHPRQVHAPESGMHLITGLTDRVQLIAESGLDALLTINYTLDFARSTAEEFVRRIIVEKLKACAVVIGHDVRFGAGNHGDFETMVELGRRYGFDVVGIDDVGHDRRWSSTWIREALHAGDVSTAAEVLGRPHRMRGEVVHGAARGRELGFPTANLSPESTGIIPADGVYAGWLVDAAGTRWPSAISVGTNPTFVGVSRQVESHVIDRPDESVEDFDLYGQQVVVEFVERLRPMVAYNGVESLITQMNDDVAKARTILTADASAA, encoded by the coding sequence GTGCAGCACTGGACTGGCATCGACGCCGTACCAGCCGGGTTCGGACCCGCCGTCGTGACCATCGGTAACTTCGACGGTGTGCACCGCGGGCACCAGGCCGTCCTGCAGCAGCTGGTCGACGAGGGCCGCGGTCGCGGCGCCAGCTCGGTCGCCATCACTTTCGATCCGCACCCGCGTCAGGTTCACGCGCCGGAAAGCGGCATGCACCTCATTACGGGCCTGACCGATCGGGTCCAGCTCATCGCCGAGTCCGGCCTCGACGCACTCCTGACGATCAACTACACCCTCGATTTCGCCCGGTCGACGGCCGAGGAGTTCGTCCGCCGCATCATCGTGGAGAAGCTCAAGGCGTGTGCCGTCGTCATCGGGCATGACGTGCGCTTCGGCGCCGGCAACCACGGCGACTTCGAGACCATGGTCGAGCTCGGTCGGCGCTACGGGTTCGACGTCGTCGGCATCGACGACGTCGGCCACGACCGCCGCTGGTCCTCCACCTGGATCCGCGAGGCGCTGCACGCCGGCGACGTCTCGACCGCCGCCGAAGTGCTCGGCCGCCCGCACCGCATGCGCGGAGAGGTCGTGCACGGCGCCGCGCGCGGCCGCGAACTCGGCTTCCCGACCGCGAACCTCTCACCCGAGTCCACGGGCATCATCCCGGCCGACGGCGTCTACGCCGGCTGGCTCGTCGACGCCGCCGGCACCCGCTGGCCCTCGGCGATCTCGGTCGGCACCAACCCCACGTTCGTGGGCGTCTCCCGCCAGGTCGAGTCCCACGTCATCGACCGCCCCGACGAGAGCGTCGAGGATTTCGATCTGTACGGGCAGCAGGTCGTCGTCGAGTTTGTCGAGCGGCTGCGCCCGATGGTCGCCTACAACGGGGTCGAATCGCTCATCACCCAAATGAACGACGACGTCGCGAAGGCCCGCACGATCCTCACCGCTGACGCGTCCGCCGCTTAG
- the truB gene encoding tRNA pseudouridine(55) synthase TruB, whose translation MTGKRESTGGNARVTNTASGLVVVDKPKGWTSHDVVGRMRRLAGTRKVGHAGTLDPMATGVLVVGVNKATRLLTYIVGVDKTYEATIRLGQSTITDDAEGELVQQRIAAAVTPESVADAVAKLTGDIMQVPSAVSAIKVGGERSYARVRKGENVELEARPVTVGRFDVHDVRRLQGGKIIDVDVTVECSSGTYIRALARDLGEDLGVGGHLTALRRTLVGPYGLDVARTIEELSEEFGMVDLDTAARALFPNRRLTEHEAAELSFGRRIEPNETDAIVAAVAPDGTVVALLKNKGEAARPEIVFAAS comes from the coding sequence GTGACGGGCAAGCGCGAGAGCACCGGCGGTAACGCGCGGGTGACGAACACCGCGTCCGGCCTCGTCGTTGTGGACAAGCCCAAGGGCTGGACGAGCCACGACGTCGTCGGCCGGATGCGGCGTCTCGCCGGCACCCGGAAGGTGGGCCACGCCGGGACGCTGGACCCCATGGCGACGGGCGTGCTCGTCGTCGGCGTGAACAAGGCGACCCGCCTGCTGACCTACATCGTCGGCGTGGACAAGACCTATGAGGCGACGATCCGGCTCGGCCAGAGCACGATCACCGATGACGCCGAGGGGGAGCTCGTGCAGCAGCGCATCGCCGCGGCCGTGACTCCCGAGTCCGTCGCGGACGCCGTCGCGAAGCTCACCGGCGACATCATGCAAGTCCCTTCGGCGGTCAGCGCCATCAAGGTCGGAGGCGAGCGCTCCTACGCGCGCGTGCGCAAGGGCGAAAACGTCGAGCTCGAGGCGCGGCCGGTGACGGTCGGCCGATTCGACGTGCACGACGTCCGCCGGCTGCAGGGCGGGAAGATCATCGACGTTGACGTTACCGTCGAGTGCTCCTCCGGCACCTATATCCGCGCCCTCGCCCGCGATCTCGGCGAGGACCTCGGCGTCGGAGGACATCTGACCGCCCTGCGGCGCACCCTGGTGGGCCCCTACGGCCTCGATGTGGCACGCACGATCGAGGAGTTGAGTGAAGAGTTCGGGATGGTCGACCTCGACACCGCGGCCCGCGCGCTCTTCCCGAACCGCCGACTCACGGAGCACGAAGCCGCAGAGCTGTCCTTCGGACGCCGGATCGAGCCCAACGAGACCGACGCGATCGTCGCGGCCGTTGCCCCGGACGGCACCGTCGTCGCGCTCCTGAAAAACAAGGGCGAGGCGGCTCGGCCCGAGATCGTCTTCGCCGCCTCCTGA
- the rbfA gene encoding 30S ribosome-binding factor RbfA, with the protein MADQARAARLAQRIKVVVAQALGRVVKDPRVEAVTVTDARVTSDLQQATVYYTVFGDETAKEDAARALEKARGVLRKEVGRNLTIRLTPTLEFVPDEVPVNASHLEDVLRKAKARDAEVAALAEGAAFAGDADPYKKAVDEDDLDADLDEDFDEEPTEEPRA; encoded by the coding sequence ATGGCTGATCAGGCACGCGCAGCCCGTCTGGCGCAGCGCATCAAAGTCGTCGTCGCTCAGGCGCTCGGCCGTGTCGTCAAGGACCCGCGCGTCGAGGCCGTCACCGTCACCGACGCCCGCGTCACGTCCGACCTGCAGCAGGCCACCGTGTACTACACGGTCTTCGGCGACGAGACGGCCAAGGAGGACGCCGCCCGCGCCCTCGAGAAGGCACGGGGCGTGCTCCGCAAGGAGGTCGGACGCAACCTGACGATCCGGCTGACCCCGACGCTCGAGTTCGTCCCCGACGAGGTTCCCGTGAACGCCTCGCACCTGGAGGACGTCCTGCGCAAGGCCAAGGCGCGCGACGCCGAGGTGGCCGCACTCGCCGAGGGCGCCGCCTTCGCTGGCGACGCCGACCCCTACAAGAAGGCCGTTGACGAAGACGACCTCGACGCGGACCTCGACGAGGACTTCGACGAGGAGCCCACGGAGGAACCGCGGGCGTGA
- the infB gene encoding translation initiation factor IF-2, which produces MAKVRVHELAKELGIPSKEALSKLQEMGEFVRSASSTIEPPVVKKLRSAYPNAGGAAAEKSAKPAGTAAPKPSTGIKPGPKPAPKPSAKAEAPAPAPEESKPAAPAPAPSEAREASKPAPSGDAARPGAPKPGAPKPGAPKPGAPRPGNNPFSSQQGMRSRDGGGRPGGGRSGGPRPGNNPFSSQQGMRSRDGGGRPGGNRPAGAQGAPRPGGAAGAGGPRPGAPRPGGAPGAGGPRPAAPRPGGTGGAGGGRPNPNMMPQQRPAPAPGGGGRPGGGGRPGGGGPGRPGGAPGGGPGGFRGGGRGRGGTAGAFGKGGSRGKQRKSKRAKRQEFEQQNERNFGGVTVPKGDGNTVVRLRRGASVADFAEKINANPAALVTVLMTLGEMATATQSLDEATFELLGAELGYKVQVVSPEDEERELLEAFDIDIDGELDAETEEMLEARPPVVTVMGHVDHGKTRLLDAIRKTNVLEGEAGGITQHIGAYQVHTEHEGEDRAITFIDTPGHEAFTAMRARGAKVTDIAVLVVAADDGVMPQTIEALNHALAANVPVVVAVNKIDKEGANPDKVKGQLAEYGLVPEEYGGETMFMPVSALRRDGIDELLEAVLLTADAALDLRANPDKNARGIAIEANLDKGRGAVATVLVQSGTLAVGDTIVAGHGHGRVRAMFNENGEALDVALPSRPVQVLGLSTVPRAGDTFLVTEDERTARQIAEKREAADRNAALAKRRKRITLEDFDQAVAEGKIDTLNLILKGDVSGAVEALEDSLLKIDVGDDVQLRVIHRGVGAITQNDVNLATVDDAIIIGFNVRPAERVQELADKEGVDMRFYSVIYAALDDIENALKGMLKPEYEEVQLGTAEVREVFRSSKWGNIAGSIVRSGIIRRNTKARLVRDGKVVADKLTIDSLKRFKDDATEVRTDYECGIGLGSFNDIKEGDMIETFEMQEKPRV; this is translated from the coding sequence GTGGCCAAGGTCCGCGTACACGAGCTCGCGAAAGAGCTCGGAATTCCTTCCAAGGAAGCCCTCTCGAAGTTGCAGGAAATGGGCGAATTCGTTCGTTCTGCCTCCTCGACCATCGAGCCCCCCGTAGTCAAGAAGCTACGCAGCGCCTACCCGAACGCGGGTGGCGCAGCAGCGGAGAAGTCGGCTAAGCCGGCTGGCACCGCCGCACCCAAGCCCTCGACAGGCATCAAGCCGGGCCCCAAGCCCGCACCGAAGCCGTCCGCGAAGGCGGAGGCCCCCGCGCCTGCGCCGGAGGAATCCAAGCCGGCAGCACCGGCACCGGCTCCGTCCGAGGCCCGCGAGGCCTCGAAGCCGGCCCCCAGCGGCGACGCAGCGCGTCCGGGAGCGCCCAAGCCCGGTGCCCCGAAGCCCGGCGCACCCAAGCCGGGCGCACCGCGTCCGGGCAACAACCCTTTCTCCTCGCAGCAGGGCATGCGCTCGCGCGACGGCGGCGGTCGTCCCGGTGGAGGCCGCAGCGGCGGCCCGCGTCCGGGCAACAATCCGTTCTCGTCGCAGCAGGGCATGCGCTCGCGTGACGGCGGCGGTCGTCCCGGTGGCAACCGTCCGGCCGGCGCCCAGGGCGCACCGCGCCCAGGTGGCGCAGCAGGCGCCGGCGGTCCGCGTCCGGGCGCTCCGCGTCCGGGTGGCGCACCGGGAGCGGGCGGTCCGCGTCCGGCAGCTCCGCGTCCGGGCGGAACCGGCGGAGCGGGCGGAGGCCGTCCGAACCCGAACATGATGCCTCAGCAGCGTCCGGCACCGGCTCCCGGCGGAGGCGGTCGCCCCGGCGGCGGCGGCCGTCCGGGTGGCGGAGGACCGGGTCGTCCGGGCGGCGCGCCCGGCGGTGGTCCCGGCGGCTTCCGTGGCGGTGGCCGTGGTCGCGGCGGAACGGCCGGTGCCTTCGGCAAGGGCGGTTCGCGCGGCAAGCAGCGCAAGTCGAAGCGCGCGAAGCGTCAGGAATTCGAGCAGCAGAACGAGCGCAACTTCGGCGGCGTCACCGTCCCGAAGGGCGACGGCAACACTGTCGTCCGTCTGCGCCGCGGCGCCTCGGTTGCCGACTTCGCTGAGAAGATCAACGCCAACCCGGCGGCCCTCGTCACGGTCCTGATGACCCTCGGCGAGATGGCGACGGCCACGCAGTCCCTCGACGAGGCGACCTTCGAGTTGCTCGGCGCGGAACTGGGCTACAAGGTTCAGGTCGTCTCCCCGGAGGACGAGGAGCGCGAGCTGCTCGAGGCGTTCGACATCGACATCGATGGCGAGCTCGACGCCGAGACCGAAGAGATGCTTGAGGCTCGTCCTCCGGTGGTCACGGTCATGGGTCACGTCGACCACGGTAAGACGCGCTTGCTGGATGCGATCCGTAAGACGAACGTGCTCGAAGGCGAAGCCGGCGGCATCACCCAGCACATCGGTGCGTACCAGGTGCACACCGAGCACGAGGGTGAAGACCGCGCAATCACGTTCATCGATACTCCCGGTCACGAGGCCTTCACGGCCATGCGCGCCCGTGGTGCCAAGGTCACGGACATCGCCGTGCTCGTGGTCGCCGCGGACGACGGCGTGATGCCGCAGACGATCGAGGCGCTCAACCACGCCCTCGCGGCCAACGTGCCGGTTGTCGTCGCGGTCAACAAGATCGATAAAGAGGGTGCGAACCCGGACAAGGTCAAGGGCCAGCTGGCCGAGTACGGACTGGTGCCGGAGGAGTACGGCGGCGAGACCATGTTCATGCCGGTCTCGGCGCTCCGTCGCGACGGCATCGATGAACTCCTCGAAGCCGTGCTGCTGACGGCCGACGCCGCGCTGGACCTGCGCGCCAACCCGGACAAGAACGCTCGCGGTATCGCGATCGAGGCCAACCTGGACAAGGGTCGCGGCGCCGTCGCGACCGTCCTGGTGCAGTCCGGTACCCTCGCGGTCGGTGACACGATCGTCGCGGGCCACGGCCACGGCCGCGTGCGTGCGATGTTCAACGAGAACGGCGAAGCTCTCGACGTGGCGCTGCCGTCCCGTCCCGTCCAGGTGCTGGGTCTGTCGACGGTGCCCCGCGCCGGCGACACGTTCCTCGTCACCGAGGACGAGCGCACGGCTCGCCAGATCGCCGAGAAGCGCGAGGCAGCGGACCGCAACGCCGCACTGGCCAAGCGCCGCAAGCGCATCACGCTCGAGGACTTCGACCAGGCTGTGGCCGAGGGCAAGATCGACACCCTCAACCTCATCCTCAAGGGTGACGTTTCCGGTGCGGTCGAGGCGCTCGAGGACTCGCTGCTCAAGATCGACGTGGGCGACGACGTCCAGCTGCGCGTGATTCACCGCGGCGTGGGTGCCATCACCCAGAACGACGTCAACCTCGCGACGGTCGACGACGCGATCATCATCGGCTTCAACGTCCGCCCGGCGGAGCGCGTGCAGGAGCTGGCCGACAAGGAGGGCGTCGACATGCGCTTCTACTCGGTCATCTACGCGGCGCTCGACGATATCGAGAACGCCCTCAAGGGCATGCTCAAGCCGGAGTACGAGGAAGTCCAGCTCGGAACGGCCGAAGTCCGCGAGGTCTTCCGCTCGTCCAAGTGGGGCAACATCGCCGGTTCGATCGTGCGCTCGGGCATCATCCGGCGCAACACCAAGGCGCGCCTCGTGCGCGACGGCAAGGTTGTGGCGGACAAGCTGACCATCGACTCGCTCAAGCGATTCAAGGACGACGCCACCGAGGTCCGCACGGACTACGAGTGCGGTATCGGCCTCGGCTCCTTCAACGACATCAAGGAAGGCGACATGATCGAGACCTTCGAGATGCAGGAGAAGCCGCGCGTCTGA
- a CDS encoding YlxR family protein, which translates to MSEVEGPQRTCIGCRQVDDQSSLLRWALTQDDDGKSVVPDPRRRKSGRGAWMHPRPECAATVVRKRAFSRAFRAQVRMPADETISAAIDAFTARERADVTVQPESGSEI; encoded by the coding sequence GTGAGCGAGGTCGAAGGCCCGCAGCGGACGTGCATCGGATGCAGGCAGGTAGACGATCAGTCCTCGCTGCTGCGTTGGGCGTTGACCCAGGACGACGACGGAAAGTCTGTCGTCCCGGATCCACGACGACGCAAGTCCGGGCGTGGTGCATGGATGCACCCGCGGCCGGAGTGCGCCGCCACGGTCGTCCGGAAACGGGCATTCTCCCGGGCTTTTCGAGCCCAGGTCCGCATGCCCGCCGACGAGACGATCTCAGCGGCCATCGACGCGTTCACGGCTCGTGAACGCGCCGACGTAACCGTTCAACCTGAAAGCGGGTCAGAAATCTGA
- the nusA gene encoding transcription termination factor NusA — MDIDMSALRLLVSERGISLEKVIPTMEQALLAAYHKTQGAFTAARAEVDEKSGHVTIWAKEIEKDGTVVGEFDDTPEGFGRVAASTARQVIMQRLRDAEDDQILGRFKGREGQLVSGQIQQGNKPHMVQVDLGEIEALLPPPEQVPGETYPHGGRLRAYVTSVAKGTKGPSVTLSRTHPNLVRALFELEVPEIADGSVEIIALAREAGHRTKMAVRATKAGINAKGACIGEMGTRVRAVMNDLNDEKIDIVDFSDDPATFIASALSPSKVSSVTIVDESVRQARVVVPDYQLSLAIGKEGQNARLAAKLTGWRIDIISDAKAAGAQAEA; from the coding sequence ATGGACATCGACATGAGTGCGCTGCGCCTCTTGGTCAGCGAGCGTGGAATCTCGCTCGAGAAAGTCATCCCGACTATGGAGCAGGCCCTGCTGGCGGCTTACCACAAGACGCAGGGCGCCTTCACGGCCGCCCGCGCCGAAGTGGACGAGAAGTCCGGGCATGTGACGATCTGGGCGAAGGAGATCGAGAAGGACGGGACCGTCGTCGGCGAGTTCGACGACACTCCGGAGGGCTTCGGTCGCGTCGCCGCGTCGACGGCGCGCCAGGTCATCATGCAGCGCCTGCGCGACGCTGAAGACGACCAGATCCTCGGCCGTTTCAAGGGCCGCGAGGGGCAGCTCGTCTCCGGCCAGATCCAGCAGGGCAACAAGCCCCACATGGTTCAGGTCGACCTCGGTGAGATCGAGGCGCTGCTGCCGCCGCCCGAGCAGGTGCCGGGGGAGACCTATCCGCACGGCGGGCGCCTGCGCGCCTACGTCACCTCGGTCGCCAAGGGCACCAAGGGTCCGTCTGTGACCCTTTCGCGCACGCACCCGAACCTCGTGCGGGCCCTCTTCGAACTCGAGGTCCCGGAGATCGCGGACGGCTCCGTGGAGATCATCGCGCTGGCCCGTGAGGCCGGCCACCGGACCAAGATGGCCGTGCGTGCCACGAAGGCTGGCATCAACGCGAAGGGCGCCTGCATCGGCGAGATGGGCACCCGCGTCCGCGCGGTCATGAACGACCTCAACGACGAGAAGATCGACATCGTGGACTTCAGCGACGACCCGGCGACCTTCATCGCCTCCGCGCTCTCGCCGTCGAAGGTGTCTTCCGTCACCATCGTCGACGAGTCGGTGCGCCAGGCGCGCGTCGTCGTGCCCGACTACCAGCTCTCGCTCGCGATCGGCAAGGAGGGGCAGAACGCCCGTCTGGCCGCGAAACTCACCGGCTGGCGCATCGACATCATCTCCGACGCGAAAGCAGCGGGCGCGCAGGCCGAGGCCTGA
- the rimP gene encoding ribosome maturation factor RimP codes for MTGKPVDAQAEAQRLTEYLRPAVASHDLLLEEVEIRYSGKQPTVHVVVDHAEGTESVDLDTIAAVSQSVSTALDADPNDSGAPYDLEVSSFGVSRPLTEPRHWRRNLGRKVTANLSGEENVTGRLTEVGEAGVVLVPDVPVKKGMKPKTGDPVELSFEQIRRGKVEVEFNRPDHGPDIVDTIVDSNEEEA; via the coding sequence ATGACCGGCAAGCCGGTAGATGCCCAAGCGGAGGCCCAACGACTCACGGAGTACCTGAGGCCCGCAGTCGCCTCCCACGATCTGCTCCTCGAAGAAGTCGAGATCCGCTACTCCGGCAAGCAGCCCACCGTGCACGTGGTCGTGGACCACGCGGAGGGCACCGAGAGCGTCGACCTCGACACCATCGCCGCCGTGTCCCAGTCCGTTTCGACGGCACTGGACGCCGACCCGAACGATTCGGGAGCCCCCTACGATCTCGAGGTCTCGTCCTTCGGTGTGAGCCGCCCGCTGACCGAGCCGCGTCACTGGCGCCGCAACCTCGGGCGCAAAGTCACGGCCAACCTCTCCGGCGAGGAGAACGTCACCGGTCGCCTCACGGAGGTCGGCGAGGCCGGCGTCGTGCTGGTTCCGGACGTGCCGGTGAAAAAGGGCATGAAGCCCAAGACCGGCGACCCGGTCGAGCTGTCGTTCGAGCAGATCCGCCGCGGCAAGGTGGAAGTGGAATTCAACCGGCCAGACCATGGTCCGGACATCGTCGACACGATCGTTGACAGTAACGAAGAGGAGGCCTGA